From the genome of Pukyongia salina, one region includes:
- a CDS encoding DUF4286 family protein, translating into MYIYNVTINIDEDIHDKWLQWMQTEHIPAMLDTGKFSKALMTRVRVEEEMGGITYSIQYRTDSLETLQKYYKENAPSLRAQSKPFEGKFVAFRTELEVVSEQ; encoded by the coding sequence ATGTACATATACAATGTTACCATAAATATAGACGAAGATATCCACGACAAATGGTTACAATGGATGCAAACCGAACACATCCCGGCCATGCTGGATACTGGAAAATTTAGCAAAGCCCTGATGACCCGTGTACGGGTAGAGGAAGAAATGGGTGGGATCACCTACTCGATTCAATATCGTACAGATTCGCTTGAAACGCTTCAGAAATATTACAAGGAGAATGCTCCGTCCCTAAGGGCACAGAGTAAACCCTTTGAGGGCAAATTTGTAGCTTTTCGTACCGAACTTGAAGTGGTTAGTGAACAGTAA
- a CDS encoding DUF4199 domain-containing protein: MKKTVLKYGLYSLLTASVLFLLAFLIGKGMSYSVQEAIGYFTMVASLVFVFFGIRHYRDHINDGKVSFGRALWLGFLISLFAGLGFGVVDYIYTTVINPDFAQEYLAAMTSKMKATLPAEEFETQKAVLEQQMEDYGGSGFMAFIMFITVAMIGLVISIISALILQRK, translated from the coding sequence ATGAAAAAAACAGTATTGAAATACGGTTTGTACAGTTTGCTAACGGCATCTGTACTTTTTCTGCTAGCCTTTCTTATCGGGAAAGGCATGAGTTATTCTGTACAGGAGGCCATTGGGTATTTTACCATGGTGGCGTCTCTTGTCTTTGTTTTCTTTGGAATTCGCCATTACAGAGATCACATAAATGATGGGAAAGTTAGCTTCGGAAGAGCATTGTGGTTAGGTTTTCTAATCTCCTTATTCGCCGGACTGGGATTTGGGGTAGTAGATTATATATATACCACAGTGATAAATCCCGATTTCGCGCAAGAGTATCTTGCGGCGATGACCTCCAAAATGAAGGCCACCCTGCCAGCCGAAGAATTTGAAACCCAGAAAGCGGTTCTGGAGCAACAAATGGAGGATTACGGAGGCTCCGGATTTATGGCCTTTATCATGTTTATAACCGTGGCCATGATAGGATTGGTAATTTCTATAATCTCGGCATTAATCTTACAACGAAAATAA
- a CDS encoding response regulator transcription factor, translating into MKKTIVVFTLLIIALLTLFQLSKYTVTSGSIQMEVVVAGIALLFLLIGFLLSRRSSTPDTNASEETKIDQRKIEELGISSREYEILQEIAKGLSNKEIAEKLFVSESTVKTHVSNLFTKLDVKRRTQAIQQAKSFKILT; encoded by the coding sequence GTGAAGAAAACGATCGTAGTTTTTACGCTTCTAATCATTGCCTTGCTCACGCTTTTTCAGCTGAGTAAATATACCGTCACTTCGGGAAGTATTCAGATGGAAGTGGTGGTTGCAGGTATCGCCTTGTTGTTCCTGCTAATAGGTTTTCTTTTAAGCCGAAGATCCTCCACTCCAGATACTAACGCTTCCGAAGAAACAAAAATTGACCAGCGTAAAATAGAGGAATTGGGAATTAGCAGCCGCGAATATGAAATATTACAGGAAATCGCAAAAGGGCTTTCTAATAAAGAGATCGCGGAGAAATTATTTGTTTCGGAAAGCACGGTGAAGACACATGTGAGTAATCTATTTACAAAGCTTGATGTAAAACGAAGAACTCAGGCCATACAGCAGGCAAAATCGTTTAAAATCCTTACCTAA
- the rsmA gene encoding 16S rRNA (adenine(1518)-N(6)/adenine(1519)-N(6))-dimethyltransferase RsmA — MHKPVRAKKHLGQHFLHDEGIAEKIADTLTLTSCNNVLEIGPGMGVLTKYLLEKPIKLVALDLDKESIEYLKEHFKGKPLEIVEADFLKYDLSRVFPDQSFAITGNFPYNISTQIVFKLLEHRDRIPLFTGMFQKEVAQRICAGDGSKTYGILSVLTQAFYNAEYLFTVKPGVFNPPPKVDSGVLRLSRKKDYSLPCDEKLFFKVVKTAFQQRRKTLRNSLKIFNLSQKLKEDTIFGLRPEQLSVEAFISLTQKIEEDAVSANN, encoded by the coding sequence ATGCATAAACCTGTTCGGGCGAAAAAACATCTGGGGCAGCATTTTCTTCATGATGAGGGAATAGCCGAAAAAATTGCGGATACGCTTACCCTTACCTCCTGTAATAATGTTCTGGAAATTGGACCAGGTATGGGTGTACTTACCAAATACCTGCTTGAAAAACCCATCAAACTCGTCGCTCTGGATCTGGATAAGGAGTCTATAGAATATTTAAAGGAACATTTTAAAGGCAAACCGCTGGAGATCGTGGAGGCAGATTTTCTTAAATACGATCTATCAAGAGTTTTCCCCGATCAATCTTTTGCTATTACCGGGAATTTCCCTTACAATATCTCGACACAGATCGTATTTAAACTATTGGAGCACCGGGACAGGATCCCTCTATTTACCGGAATGTTTCAGAAGGAAGTTGCCCAACGTATTTGTGCTGGCGACGGAAGTAAGACATACGGCATCCTATCGGTTTTAACACAGGCTTTTTACAACGCAGAATACCTTTTTACTGTAAAACCAGGGGTTTTTAACCCCCCTCCCAAGGTAGATAGCGGCGTACTTCGCCTTAGCCGTAAAAAGGATTACTCCCTTCCCTGCGATGAAAAACTATTTTTCAAAGTTGTAAAAACGGCATTTCAGCAAAGGCGGAAAACCCTGCGTAACTCCTTAAAAATCTTTAATCTTTCTCAAAAACTAAAAGAAGATACTATCTTTGGCCTTAGGCCGGAGCAACTTTCGGTCGAGGCGTTTATTTCACTCACACAAAAGATAGAAGAAGATGCAGTTTCAGCTAACAACTGA
- the mgtE gene encoding magnesium transporter, with translation MQFQLTTDFISQIEQLISVKDGKGLQELLHELHFADVAEILEELNSDDATYLIKLLESEITSEALMELDDDVREKILSRLSPKEIAEELQEMDTDDAADIVAELDDEIQQEVIEKIEDDLLAADIVELLNYDEDTAGALMAKELVKVKETWTVAGCVREMRRQAKNVTRVHSIYVTDKDGKLKGRLSLKDLLTAPEKAHISEVYIPKVDYVTVNTENEEVARIMHKYDLEAIPVIDEEGVLLGRITIDDIMDFIKDEAEKDYQMAAGISGDVEADDSIWQLTRARLPWLVLGLFGGLGSVYIMQGFEEALTQYPILFFFTPLIAAMAGNVGVQSSAIIVQGLANDNVKGSLFNRLIKEVGLALINGLALGLLVILFGTIVGQDQLVSITIAVSMLSVIIVAALVGTFVPIVLDKRGIDPAIATGPFITTSNDIFGIFLFFWISKIILHF, from the coding sequence ATGCAGTTTCAGCTAACAACTGATTTCATTTCTCAGATCGAGCAGCTCATTTCCGTAAAAGACGGGAAAGGGCTACAGGAATTGCTGCACGAACTTCACTTTGCCGATGTGGCCGAGATCCTGGAGGAGCTGAACAGCGACGACGCAACTTACCTCATCAAACTTCTTGAAAGTGAGATCACTTCAGAAGCACTGATGGAACTTGACGACGATGTTAGGGAAAAGATCCTCAGTAGGTTATCCCCTAAGGAAATCGCCGAAGAACTCCAGGAAATGGATACCGATGACGCTGCCGATATCGTAGCCGAACTGGACGATGAGATTCAGCAGGAGGTGATTGAAAAGATCGAGGACGACCTGTTAGCCGCCGACATTGTCGAACTCCTTAATTACGACGAGGATACGGCCGGAGCCTTAATGGCAAAGGAACTTGTGAAAGTAAAGGAAACCTGGACCGTGGCGGGCTGCGTGCGAGAAATGAGACGCCAGGCCAAAAATGTTACACGCGTTCATTCCATTTATGTGACCGATAAGGATGGGAAACTAAAAGGAAGATTGTCTCTTAAAGACCTGCTCACAGCACCCGAAAAAGCACATATAAGTGAGGTGTATATACCAAAAGTAGATTATGTAACGGTAAATACAGAAAACGAAGAAGTTGCCCGGATCATGCATAAGTACGACCTCGAAGCCATCCCGGTGATCGATGAAGAAGGCGTTTTGTTAGGACGCATCACCATTGATGATATCATGGATTTTATAAAAGACGAGGCCGAGAAGGATTATCAGATGGCCGCGGGTATTTCTGGTGATGTTGAAGCAGATGATAGTATCTGGCAGCTCACGCGGGCACGATTACCCTGGCTTGTTCTGGGGCTCTTTGGTGGTTTAGGAAGTGTGTACATCATGCAGGGATTTGAAGAAGCACTCACCCAATACCCCATTCTCTTTTTCTTCACACCGTTAATTGCGGCGATGGCGGGTAATGTTGGTGTACAATCCAGTGCGATCATCGTGCAGGGACTGGCAAACGACAATGTAAAAGGCAGCCTCTTCAACCGTTTGATAAAAGAAGTTGGCCTGGCATTAATAAACGGACTCGCCCTTGGCTTACTGGTTATTCTATTTGGTACCATCGTAGGACAAGATCAACTGGTTAGTATTACCATTGCGGTTTCTATGTTATCTGTGATCATTGTAGCTGCTTTGGTGGGCACCTTCGTTCCAATCGTCCTCGATAAGCGCGGTATCGATCCGGCCATAGCAACCGGGCCTTTTATTACCACCAGTAATGATATCTTCGGAATTTTCCTGTTCTTCTGGATATCCAAAATCATTCTTCATTTTTGA
- a CDS encoding OmpA family protein — translation MIKYPLLLVAILVAFTGFSQNGKTDNFNSNIDDNGFRFEILTTGINTSYSDYGSCLFRDKFISYSSRKIGAFARQDPITGEPFTNLFCNDILPDWDLERPLLFSYVLNKNENLGTVTFTEDGFTMYFTTNLKGNTQLFQLFMAKMDPVKLGRWENITPMSFNSESYSIENPHLSNDGRTLYFASDMPGSVGGFDIYKIKIMEDGTFGPVEAVEGNINTVKDEKFPHTSPDGKFLYFASNGHPGLGGFDIFKTRKTREGYKHIVNLGNTLNSTADEVAFIPAEERLGYFTSNRSEGEGSFDIYRYTESRLEQQVTGKVLDFDTGLPLAGTSVQLTDTDGNEVGSVLSDSEGNFQFQVLPFENYTLTAEKDGFQTGFTMFDTDNKTEIFQQDVILKIIAAEIVTTEEKTYIKIENIQFDFDSAVIKPNSTITLNKVYRTLRENPEMKVAINAHTDNRGNDSYNQRLSLARAKSTVDYLAAKGIAGDRMIPSGFGESSPLIECTRCTEEEHELNRRVEFIVMDESPQIN, via the coding sequence ATGATTAAATATCCCCTATTGCTTGTGGCGATTCTTGTCGCTTTTACTGGCTTTTCCCAAAACGGAAAAACCGACAATTTCAACTCTAATATCGATGATAACGGATTCAGATTCGAGATTCTTACCACTGGAATAAACACCTCTTATTCAGATTATGGCTCCTGCCTGTTTAGGGATAAGTTCATTTCTTATTCTTCCAGAAAAATTGGTGCATTTGCCAGACAGGACCCTATAACCGGAGAACCTTTTACCAATCTATTCTGTAATGACATCCTGCCCGATTGGGACTTGGAACGTCCTTTGTTGTTCTCTTATGTGTTGAATAAAAATGAGAACCTGGGAACCGTTACTTTTACGGAAGATGGTTTTACCATGTATTTCACCACCAATTTGAAAGGGAATACCCAATTGTTCCAATTGTTCATGGCTAAAATGGATCCGGTAAAATTGGGTCGATGGGAGAATATTACCCCCATGAGCTTTAACAGTGAATCCTATTCGATTGAAAATCCGCATCTCAGCAATGACGGTCGTACGCTTTACTTTGCATCGGATATGCCGGGATCTGTGGGTGGTTTCGATATTTACAAGATAAAAATAATGGAAGATGGCACTTTTGGACCTGTTGAAGCTGTAGAGGGAAATATCAATACCGTAAAGGACGAAAAGTTTCCCCATACTTCTCCCGATGGTAAGTTTTTATATTTTGCCTCTAATGGGCATCCGGGCCTGGGAGGGTTCGATATTTTTAAAACTCGAAAAACTAGGGAAGGATACAAGCATATTGTAAATTTAGGTAATACACTCAATTCTACGGCTGATGAAGTTGCATTCATCCCTGCAGAAGAAAGGCTGGGATATTTTACTTCAAATAGAAGTGAGGGAGAAGGTAGCTTCGACATATATCGATATACTGAATCCAGATTAGAACAACAAGTGACGGGTAAAGTACTGGATTTTGACACTGGACTTCCCTTAGCAGGCACTTCTGTACAATTAACTGATACAGACGGCAATGAAGTAGGAAGTGTGCTTTCAGATAGTGAGGGTAACTTCCAATTCCAGGTGCTGCCTTTCGAAAACTACACCCTAACCGCCGAGAAAGACGGATTCCAAACAGGTTTTACGATGTTCGATACGGACAATAAAACCGAGATATTTCAACAGGATGTAATTTTAAAGATCATAGCCGCGGAGATCGTGACCACCGAAGAAAAGACATATATTAAAATTGAGAACATTCAATTTGATTTTGACAGTGCCGTGATAAAGCCAAATTCGACTATTACTCTAAATAAAGTGTATCGCACGCTTAGAGAGAACCCGGAAATGAAAGTTGCTATTAATGCTCATACAGACAATCGTGGGAACGATAGCTACAATCAAAGGTTATCACTTGCACGGGCCAAATCTACAGTAGATTATCTGGCTGCAAAAGGTATAGCCGGAGACAGGATGATCCCGTCTGGCTTTGGGGAGAGTTCTCCTTTGATCGAGTGTACCCGATGCACCGAAGAAGAACACGAATTAAATAGAAGGGTTGAATTCATCGTGATGGATGAATCCCCTCAAATTAATTAA
- a CDS encoding VOC family protein produces the protein MKKRVTGLGGFFFKTKDPDMVKTWYKEHLGIPTDQYGWTFWWKDEEGNKCSTQWSPFKEDTQYFKPSEKQFMMNFRVENLKELLAALKNEGVTVVGEMEEYDYGKFGWILDPEGNKIELWEPVDAAFE, from the coding sequence ATGAAAAAAAGAGTAACAGGACTAGGAGGATTCTTTTTTAAAACAAAAGATCCCGATATGGTAAAAACATGGTACAAGGAACACCTGGGGATACCAACAGATCAATATGGATGGACATTTTGGTGGAAGGACGAAGAAGGCAACAAATGTTCTACCCAATGGAGCCCATTTAAAGAAGATACCCAATACTTTAAACCCAGTGAAAAACAATTTATGATGAATTTCAGGGTAGAAAATCTAAAAGAACTCCTCGCTGCGTTAAAAAATGAAGGAGTGACGGTTGTTGGTGAAATGGAGGAATACGACTACGGAAAATTTGGCTGGATCCTGGACCCGGAAGGAAATAAGATCGAGTTGTGGGAACCAGTGGATGCTGCCTTCGAATAA
- a CDS encoding cupin domain-containing protein, which yields MKPINIQKKFEKFTDHWHPHRIAVVDDMQVLLAKIKGEFVWHAHEDEDELFFVQKGVLEMHFRDRVEIVHPGEIIVVPKGVEHCPKSRDEEEVHLLLFEKLSTKHTGEVLDKKTRTKYPMI from the coding sequence ATGAAGCCTATTAATATTCAGAAAAAATTCGAGAAATTTACAGATCACTGGCATCCTCACCGTATAGCGGTAGTGGACGATATGCAGGTGCTGTTGGCCAAAATAAAAGGTGAGTTTGTATGGCATGCTCATGAAGATGAAGACGAGCTGTTCTTTGTACAGAAAGGAGTGCTCGAAATGCATTTCCGCGATAGAGTAGAGATCGTACATCCCGGGGAGATCATTGTGGTTCCGAAAGGAGTAGAACATTGTCCCAAAAGCCGTGATGAGGAGGAAGTCCATCTCTTGCTTTTTGAGAAACTAAGTACCAAACATACTGGGGAGGTATTAGATAAAAAAACACGAACTAAATACCCAATGATCTAG
- a CDS encoding tetratricopeptide repeat protein, producing the protein MRIIVLLLLLALATPCVGQNELLAKNYFDRGEYDKALSLYDKLYSKNPGRLDFFLYIIQSNQQLEKFSVAEEMLIEKLSGRRIIPQLYVELGYNYSLQDKDSLSQVNYRKAIEYTLENPVYAYSIGKSFEEYSLLDEAVEVYESAMDRDPNKDYNVQLARIYGELGKLEEMFDTYLNLMQSNPAYRSIAKRNFSQYVTEDPINEANVILRKTLLKKSQSNPNTLYNELLSWLFIQQKDFKKAFTQEKAIYRRDQRDLTGIVDLALIAMGEKDYESAREIVDFIIENAPTMQAAMQGQQYRMKIMLDTAQLKDYPRIETEFEKLLESFGKNGNSYGLQLDYNHFLAFQAGKKEKAIANLKILANEELSIYQQARVKMELADILVFDEKFNQALIYYSQIQKKVKNDVLAQEARFKVAKTSYYKGDFQWAQVQLDVLKKSSSQLISNDAMELSLMIRDNSLEDSTQTALKKFARADLLALQNRFPEAIAALDEILLNHKGEKIEDEALLKQGKLFESTLQFEKAEANYQKIIEFYKEDILADDAFFRLAKLYETQLGAPEKAKDLYEQIIYDFADSIYFVEARKRFRMLRGDAIE; encoded by the coding sequence ATGCGCATTATAGTACTTTTACTCTTATTGGCGCTGGCCACACCCTGTGTTGGCCAGAATGAGCTATTGGCTAAAAATTATTTCGACAGGGGAGAATACGATAAAGCCCTTTCCCTTTACGATAAGCTGTATAGTAAAAATCCCGGACGTCTCGATTTCTTTCTGTATATCATTCAGTCTAACCAACAGTTGGAAAAATTCTCTGTTGCTGAAGAAATGCTGATCGAAAAATTGAGTGGACGAAGAATTATTCCTCAATTATATGTAGAGTTAGGCTATAATTATTCTTTACAGGATAAGGATTCGTTGTCCCAGGTGAATTATCGAAAAGCAATTGAGTACACCCTTGAAAATCCTGTGTACGCCTACTCGATAGGAAAGAGTTTTGAAGAATACAGCTTGCTGGACGAGGCGGTCGAGGTATACGAATCTGCCATGGACAGGGATCCCAACAAGGATTATAATGTTCAACTCGCCAGGATCTATGGCGAATTGGGGAAGTTGGAAGAAATGTTCGACACCTACCTCAACCTTATGCAGAGTAATCCGGCATACCGTTCTATCGCAAAACGAAATTTTAGTCAGTATGTCACCGAAGACCCCATCAACGAAGCCAATGTTATTCTTCGGAAGACACTATTAAAGAAATCTCAATCCAATCCGAATACATTATATAACGAGCTTCTTAGCTGGCTTTTCATTCAGCAAAAAGATTTCAAGAAGGCCTTTACCCAGGAGAAGGCTATTTACAGAAGAGACCAACGGGATCTCACCGGGATAGTGGATCTGGCTCTTATCGCTATGGGAGAAAAAGATTATGAAAGCGCAAGAGAGATCGTGGATTTCATTATAGAGAATGCGCCCACCATGCAGGCCGCAATGCAAGGGCAGCAATACCGAATGAAGATCATGCTGGATACTGCGCAACTAAAAGACTATCCCCGAATAGAAACCGAGTTCGAAAAATTACTTGAGAGCTTTGGCAAGAATGGCAATTCATACGGTTTACAGTTAGACTATAATCACTTTCTCGCATTTCAGGCAGGAAAGAAAGAAAAGGCCATCGCCAACTTAAAGATCCTGGCGAACGAGGAATTGTCCATATATCAGCAGGCAAGGGTAAAAATGGAGCTGGCAGATATATTGGTATTTGATGAAAAATTCAACCAGGCGCTTATCTACTATTCTCAAATTCAGAAAAAAGTAAAGAACGATGTGCTTGCGCAGGAAGCCAGGTTTAAAGTGGCTAAGACAAGTTACTATAAAGGAGACTTTCAATGGGCCCAGGTACAGTTGGATGTCTTGAAGAAATCATCTTCCCAACTTATCTCCAATGACGCTATGGAATTAAGCCTGATGATCCGTGACAATTCGCTGGAGGATTCTACACAAACGGCACTTAAAAAGTTTGCAAGGGCAGATCTGTTGGCATTACAGAACAGGTTCCCGGAAGCAATAGCCGCATTGGACGAAATTTTACTAAATCACAAAGGCGAGAAAATTGAAGACGAAGCTTTATTGAAACAGGGGAAGCTTTTTGAAAGTACCTTGCAGTTTGAAAAAGCTGAAGCCAACTACCAAAAGATCATCGAATTCTACAAGGAGGATATCCTGGCAGACGATGCCTTCTTCCGTCTGGCCAAATTATATGAGACCCAACTAGGAGCACCCGAAAAAGCCAAAGACCTCTACGAACAGATCATCTATGACTTTGCAGATAGTATTTATTTTGTGGAGGCCCGAAAGCGATTCAGGATGTTAAGAGGGGATGCCATCGAGTAA
- the serS gene encoding serine--tRNA ligase has translation MLQVNEIREQKEAFIKALAKRGMDATADIEAVLQADEERRSTQAKLDETLAESNRYSKEIGMLFKNGEIDKANALKEKTVALKEESKVLQEQLSTATDTMEQLLYILPNIPHESVPAGTDENDNEEVFSEGEIPALSGDALPHWELAKKYDLIDFELGVKVTGAGFPVFKGKGAKLQRALITYFLDKNTAAGYTEYQVPHLVNEASGYGTGQLPDKEGQMYHVTGDDLYLIPTAEVPVTNLFRGDLLMHNQLPICCTGYTPCFRREAGSYGAHVRGLNRLHQFDKVEIVRIEHPDNSYAALDGMVDHVKGILRDLKLPYRILRLCGGDLGFTSALTYDFEVFSTAQDRWLEISSVSNFETFQANRLKLRFKDADGKNQLVHTLNGSALALPRVIAGILENYQTPEGIKIPDVLVPYCGFDMIV, from the coding sequence ATGTTACAGGTAAACGAAATTCGCGAACAGAAAGAAGCATTTATAAAGGCCCTTGCTAAAAGAGGCATGGATGCCACGGCCGATATCGAAGCCGTTTTACAGGCAGATGAGGAAAGGCGGAGCACCCAGGCTAAACTTGATGAAACCCTGGCCGAATCGAATAGATATTCTAAGGAGATCGGGATGCTCTTCAAGAACGGAGAGATCGACAAAGCCAACGCTTTGAAAGAAAAAACTGTAGCGCTTAAAGAGGAGTCGAAAGTACTACAGGAACAACTTTCAACTGCCACCGATACCATGGAGCAGCTGTTGTACATACTGCCCAACATCCCGCACGAAAGCGTTCCTGCCGGTACAGACGAGAATGATAATGAAGAGGTATTTTCGGAGGGAGAGATCCCCGCTTTGAGTGGTGATGCCCTGCCCCATTGGGAACTCGCTAAAAAATACGACCTGATCGATTTCGAGTTGGGTGTAAAGGTAACCGGAGCCGGATTTCCTGTGTTTAAAGGAAAAGGTGCCAAATTACAACGGGCACTTATTACCTATTTCCTCGATAAGAATACCGCCGCCGGATACACCGAATACCAGGTTCCTCATCTAGTAAATGAAGCCAGTGGGTACGGCACCGGACAACTCCCGGATAAGGAAGGACAGATGTATCATGTAACCGGTGACGATCTGTATTTAATCCCAACCGCCGAAGTTCCGGTAACTAATTTGTTTCGTGGAGATCTGTTGATGCATAATCAGCTCCCCATTTGCTGTACAGGCTATACACCTTGCTTTAGAAGAGAAGCAGGAAGCTATGGGGCCCATGTTCGAGGGCTGAACCGCCTGCATCAATTTGATAAAGTAGAGATCGTACGAATAGAACATCCCGATAATAGCTACGCAGCATTGGACGGTATGGTTGATCACGTTAAAGGAATTCTTCGTGATCTTAAATTACCCTATCGCATTTTAAGGCTATGCGGGGGTGATCTAGGATTTACTTCTGCCCTTACCTACGATTTCGAGGTGTTTTCAACAGCTCAGGATCGCTGGCTGGAAATTTCTTCGGTCTCTAATTTTGAAACTTTTCAGGCAAACCGTCTTAAACTTCGATTTAAAGATGCCGATGGAAAGAATCAATTAGTTCATACTCTTAATGGAAGCGCCCTGGCCCTTCCAAGGGTAATTGCAGGTATTCTTGAAAATTATCAGACCCCGGAAGGTATAAAGATCCCCGATGTACTTGTTCCTTATTGTGGTTTTGATATGATCGTCTAA
- a CDS encoding acyl-CoA thioesterase yields the protein MNPEIYSLHITVPASAIDDRGHVNNLAYLQWCLEAAEKHWERNASEDLRKKYVWYVLRHEIDYKAAAFEGEELQIDTWVATAEGVRSKRCYNIFRSSDKKLLVEASTNWCLLSTENLKPTKIPEEIRTLFE from the coding sequence TTGAATCCAGAGATTTACAGCCTGCATATCACCGTTCCGGCATCGGCTATTGATGACAGAGGGCACGTAAACAACCTAGCATACCTGCAATGGTGCCTGGAAGCGGCCGAAAAACACTGGGAACGGAATGCTTCTGAAGATCTTCGGAAGAAATATGTGTGGTATGTACTACGCCATGAAATAGACTATAAGGCAGCCGCTTTTGAAGGCGAAGAATTGCAAATCGATACCTGGGTGGCCACCGCTGAAGGAGTGCGAAGTAAAAGGTGTTATAATATATTTAGAAGTAGTGATAAGAAGCTATTGGTAGAAGCAAGCACCAATTGGTGTCTTCTGTCTACTGAAAATCTAAAACCCACTAAAATTCCTGAAGAAATTCGTACTTTGTTTGAATAA
- a CDS encoding DUF1801 domain-containing protein, with translation MQYEAATPDEYMNMIPEERKAPMAKLRSVILKNLPKGFEEGMNYKMIGYYVPHSKYPDGYHCDPKLPLPFMNIASQKNFVAVYHMGMYAKKELYDWFVSEYPKHCKYKLDMGKSCIRFKRIDDIPYELIGELTGKMSVKEWIDIYELNVKR, from the coding sequence ATGCAATACGAAGCAGCAACACCCGATGAATACATGAATATGATCCCGGAAGAACGCAAAGCACCAATGGCCAAACTGCGATCTGTCATCCTGAAGAACCTTCCTAAAGGTTTTGAAGAGGGAATGAATTATAAGATGATAGGGTATTATGTACCCCATAGCAAGTATCCCGACGGATATCATTGCGACCCAAAACTTCCTTTACCCTTTATGAATATAGCCTCACAGAAAAACTTTGTTGCGGTATATCATATGGGCATGTACGCGAAAAAAGAACTATACGACTGGTTTGTTAGTGAATATCCCAAACATTGTAAATACAAACTGGACATGGGAAAAAGCTGTATCCGATTTAAGCGCATTGATGATATTCCTTATGAGCTTATAGGAGAACTTACGGGGAAAATGTCTGTGAAGGAATGGATAGATATTTACGAATTGAATGTAAAAAGATAA
- a CDS encoding 2-hydroxyacid dehydrogenase translates to MHILHLDTNHPILIEQLAQAGFTNTENYTGSREEIKGMIHKYDGIVIRSRFDIDRDFINAATKLKFIARVGAGLESIDTEYAESRGIELIAAPEGNRNAVGEHALGMLLSLFNNLNKADREVRSGHWNREANRGTELDGKIVGLIGYGNMGKAFAEKMNGFNCTVLCCDIKEGVGNKNATQVSLKTLQQMSDVVSLHTPWTPETDKMVDANFISNFSKPFWFLNTARGKSVVTADLVAALRSGQILGAGLDVLEYEKNSFESLFTSEEIPHALKELIQMDNVILSPHIAGWTVESKRKLAETIFEKIVKSFPTGKR, encoded by the coding sequence ATGCATATACTTCACCTGGATACAAACCATCCCATATTGATAGAACAACTTGCCCAGGCTGGTTTTACCAATACCGAGAATTATACGGGATCCAGGGAGGAAATTAAAGGGATGATCCACAAGTACGACGGAATTGTGATTCGTAGTCGATTCGATATCGATCGCGATTTTATCAATGCGGCTACGAAGCTAAAATTCATTGCCCGGGTAGGCGCCGGCCTGGAAAGTATCGATACAGAATATGCCGAGTCCAGAGGCATTGAACTCATTGCAGCGCCCGAGGGTAACCGCAATGCCGTTGGCGAACATGCGCTGGGGATGCTACTTTCTTTATTCAATAATCTAAACAAAGCCGACCGCGAAGTTCGTAGCGGCCATTGGAACAGGGAAGCTAATCGCGGAACAGAACTCGACGGGAAGATCGTAGGCCTGATAGGTTACGGAAATATGGGAAAAGCCTTCGCCGAAAAAATGAACGGATTTAATTGTACTGTACTTTGTTGCGATATAAAGGAGGGAGTGGGAAACAAAAATGCGACCCAGGTTTCGTTAAAGACTCTTCAACAGATGAGCGATGTGGTTAGCCTGCATACCCCCTGGACTCCGGAGACCGACAAAATGGTGGATGCTAATTTCATTTCAAATTTCAGCAAACCCTTTTGGTTCCTTAACACGGCCCGCGGTAAAAGTGTGGTTACGGCAGACCTGGTCGCTGCCCTAAGATCGGGGCAGATACTTGGTGCAGGGCTGGACGTACTCGAATATGAGAAAAATTCGTTTGAGTCGCTATTTACTTCCGAAGAGATCCCTCATGCGTTAAAGGAGCTAATACAGATGGATAATGTGATTTTAAGTCCGCATATCGCAGGGTGGACTGTGGAAAGCAAGCGAAAACTGGCAGAAACAATTTTCGAAAAGATCGTAAAGAGTTTTCCTACTGGTAAGAGATAA